From Marinifilum sp. JC120:
CTGGGTAAAAACACCCTCGGGCTGGGGTACGCCATCGCTTTTTCAGACTTAGTACTCTCCCCGTTCATGCCCTCTAATACGGCCCGAAGCGCGGGAACCATCTACCCCATCGCCAGTAACATACCGCCCATGTTCAATTCCACCCCGGACAATGAACCGCGTAAAATCGGCTCCTATCTCACATGGGTGGCCTTTGCCGCAACCTGCGTAACCAGTTCCATGTTCCTGACTGCGCTAGCCCCTAACCTGCTAGCCGTAGACCTGATCAATCAAGGCACCGGAATCTCCATTCAATGGGGTCAATGGGCCAAGACCATGATACCGATCATGCTCCCCCTTTTCCTGCTGACACCGTGGCTTGCTTACGTTGTCTACCCGCCTACCCAGAAACATTCTCCGGAAGCCCCGGCATGGGCAGCTGATGAACTACTCAAAATGGGCAAAGTCAGTACCAAAGAACTGATGATGCTCGGGTATGCCGTCGCCGCACTGATCTTCTGGATTTTCGGTAAGGAGTTGGGCGTAAACAGTACAGTTGCAGCCATGTTTGTACTTGCGCTGATGGTTCTCACTGATGTCATCAATTGGGAGGACGTCATTACCAATAAAGCCGCATGGAACGTATTAATTTGGTTTGCCACCCTTGTGGCCATGGCCAGCGGCTTGAAAAAAGCCGGGGTACTCAAGTGGATAGGCGGGCTTGTTTCTACAAATCTGCAAGGCATGCCGCCGGAAAGTGTAGCCATTATGCTAGTCGTCCTCTTTTTTGCGCTGCATTATTTCTTTGCCAGTACTACTGCGCACACCACGGCCCTGATGCCCTTATTTATTGCGATTGCTCAGCCGCTACTTCCACCTGAGGCGATGCCGATGGTCGCACTTATGCTGGCGGGCAGCCTAGGTGTAATGGGGATCATCACCCCTTACGCCACCGGCCCGGCACCTATCTGGTACGGTTCAGGTTTCATCAGTCAGGCCCGCTGGTGGGCTTTGGGAGCTATCTTCGGCGGACTCTATCTAATCTGCATGGTAGCAGCGACCATCTTCTACATCTAAAAGAGACTTCTAAACACCTAGACCCGTCTGCATTTGCAGGCGGGTCATCTTTTTTAAGATTTATAAAGATCATCTCATTCCCCTAGCTGAAATCTCCACTTCATGCTTAACTTAAAGGCAAAAAAAGGAGCGCAGATGCAAAAACATATTTTTCCATTAATCGCGGTCACAATTCTTCTTTCTACCAGCGCATGGGCCGGAAACTACCCCATCGTCGACAGCGGACAGGAGGCCTGCTTCAACAATTCCCGCCAGATTAACTGCCCGGACCAAAGTCATGGATTCTACGGGCAGGATGCTCAATACAAAGGCAATCAACCGCGTTACAAAGATAATGGAGACGGCACAATCTCCGATCTGGTCACTGGGCTGATGTGGGTCAAAGAACGCGGCCCTGCGGTCAATTGGCAACAGGGGATGGACGGAGCCGAAGATTGCCAGATTGGCGGATACGCAGACTGGCGCGCCCCGAACATCAAAGAACTCTACTCACTAATCGACTTCAACGGCTGGGTGCAGGGGACTGAAAAGGACTCCACCCCGTTCATTAATACGGACTACTTTGAATTCAAATTCGGCGACACTTCCAAAGGACAACGCATCATCGATTGTCAGGACTGGTCCTCAACCACTTACGTGAGCACAACCATGGGCGGCAATCCCACGGCTTTTGGAGTCAACTTTGCGGACGGACGCATCAAGGGCTACGGAAAAAAAGATCCCCGTGGTCGCAGCAGCAAATACATCCGCTACGTGCGCGGAAACCCCGATTACGGGAAAAATATTTACGTGGACCGCAAGGACGGAACCGTTGAAGACAAAGCCACCGGGCTGATCTGGCAGCAAGCCGACAGCGTCAAGAAGCTTAACTGGAAAGAAGCCTTGAGCTATTGCGAAAACCTCAATCACGCCGGACGCACTGACTGGCGGCTGCCGAATGTAAAAGAGCTTCAATCCATTGTAGATTACTCCCGCAGCCCCAAGACCAGCGGCACCGCAGCCATTGATCCCATCTTCAAGGTCACGGACAAGGAATCCTACTACTGGTCCTCAACCACCCATATGGACGGCCCCAAACCGTCCCATGCCTCATATGTGGCTTTCGGGCGGGCTTTGGGCTATTTCGCGCCCCCGCGCAGCAGCAATAAAAAATGGATGGATGTCCACGGAGCCGGAGCGCAACGCAGTGATCCAAAATCCGGCAACCCCGATGCATTCCCCAACGGACGCGGCCCGCAGGGTGATGACATACGCATCTACAATTATGTGCGTTGTGTAACCGGAGGCGGAGTAGAACCCTATGATCCGCCCTACACCAAAATCCCCACATGGAAAGGCGGTTCCCCTAATTCCTTCTCAGATGGCATGGGAACTATGGGTGGTAGCAGACAGGGATTCGGTAAAAATCA
This genomic window contains:
- a CDS encoding anion permease yields the protein MDKLKKFSPVIVAIVMALFPTPEGLQPEAWYFLSIFVGVVVGLIVEPVPAALVGLVGVTVVAILGLVDPSATASRNWALSGFSNGVIWLIFSAFMFAMGYKKTGLGKRISLILIKHLGKNTLGLGYAIAFSDLVLSPFMPSNTARSAGTIYPIASNIPPMFNSTPDNEPRKIGSYLTWVAFAATCVTSSMFLTALAPNLLAVDLINQGTGISIQWGQWAKTMIPIMLPLFLLTPWLAYVVYPPTQKHSPEAPAWAADELLKMGKVSTKELMMLGYAVAALIFWIFGKELGVNSTVAAMFVLALMVLTDVINWEDVITNKAAWNVLIWFATLVAMASGLKKAGVLKWIGGLVSTNLQGMPPESVAIMLVVLFFALHYFFASTTAHTTALMPLFIAIAQPLLPPEAMPMVALMLAGSLGVMGIITPYATGPAPIWYGSGFISQARWWALGAIFGGLYLICMVAATIFYI
- a CDS encoding DUF1566 domain-containing protein, with protein sequence MQKHIFPLIAVTILLSTSAWAGNYPIVDSGQEACFNNSRQINCPDQSHGFYGQDAQYKGNQPRYKDNGDGTISDLVTGLMWVKERGPAVNWQQGMDGAEDCQIGGYADWRAPNIKELYSLIDFNGWVQGTEKDSTPFINTDYFEFKFGDTSKGQRIIDCQDWSSTTYVSTTMGGNPTAFGVNFADGRIKGYGKKDPRGRSSKYIRYVRGNPDYGKNIYVDRKDGTVEDKATGLIWQQADSVKKLNWKEALSYCENLNHAGRTDWRLPNVKELQSIVDYSRSPKTSGTAAIDPIFKVTDKESYYWSSTTHMDGPKPSHASYVAFGRALGYFAPPRSSNKKWMDVHGAGAQRSDPKSGNPDAFPNGRGPQGDDIRIYNYVRCVTGGGVEPYDPPYTKIPTWKGGSPNSFSDGMGTMGGSRQGFGKNQGMGRNSGMGQDIMQGGMGQGRGNRQGPPEEAFTACNGKSQGDECTVETPRGKLSGLCMSRGEQTFCVPEGHGRGGMRGGAMQ